The following coding sequences lie in one Silvibacterium dinghuense genomic window:
- a CDS encoding aldo/keto reductase yields MNRRDFLTGVAAGLGTACISTNLSSALEVPASPKPLAHDRVTLGKTGIVTSRLAMGTGTIGYGGASNQTRTGVLTALLLKGYDRGLNFFDTADSYGSHPEVAAALRQIPRDKAVVMTKCDSRDPAEAKADVDRFLKELHTDYIDILLVHCVTEEDWTTRYRGVMDVFSEAKAQGKIRAHGVSCHSISALRAAAASPWVEVDLVRLNPIGAVMDDHPDTVTDVVREMRSQGKGIVGMKILGQGAMRQRQDEAIRYALRHEVLDAFTIGAENEQEQQDLIQRIAAA; encoded by the coding sequence ATGAACCGCAGAGACTTCCTCACCGGCGTAGCGGCAGGACTTGGCACGGCCTGCATCTCCACCAACCTCAGCTCCGCGCTCGAAGTGCCTGCTTCTCCGAAGCCGCTCGCGCATGACCGCGTCACGCTGGGGAAAACCGGCATCGTCACCAGCCGCCTGGCCATGGGCACAGGAACTATCGGCTACGGTGGCGCCTCCAACCAGACGCGCACCGGAGTTCTTACCGCCCTGCTGCTCAAGGGCTACGACCGTGGCCTGAACTTCTTCGACACGGCGGACTCCTACGGCAGCCATCCCGAGGTCGCCGCCGCCCTGCGGCAGATTCCGCGCGACAAAGCCGTGGTGATGACCAAGTGCGATTCGCGCGATCCGGCCGAGGCGAAGGCCGACGTCGACCGCTTCCTCAAAGAACTCCACACCGACTACATCGACATTCTGCTCGTGCATTGCGTCACAGAAGAGGATTGGACGACCCGCTATCGCGGCGTGATGGACGTCTTCTCCGAGGCGAAGGCGCAAGGCAAGATCCGCGCCCACGGCGTCTCCTGCCATTCGATTTCCGCTTTGCGCGCTGCGGCGGCCTCACCCTGGGTCGAAGTCGACCTGGTCCGCCTGAATCCTATCGGCGCTGTCATGGACGACCATCCGGACACGGTGACGGACGTGGTGCGCGAGATGCGCTCGCAAGGCAAAGGCATCGTCGGCATGAAGATTCTGGGACAGGGCGCCATGCGTCAGCGGCAGGATGAAGCCATCCGTTACGCCCTGCGGCACGAGGTGCTGGATGCCTTCACCATCGGCGCCGAGAACGAGCAGGAGCAGCAGGATTTGATCCAGCGGATTGCCGCGGCGTAG
- a CDS encoding NfeD family protein: protein MMTAHRRAGQWAALVGFALACLLVCVLAGKGSVTASAQSGRPVVTVLNLDDTIQPISEDFVARGIAQASAWHAEALIVELNTPGGLLDTTRSLVGRLLASPVPVVVYVAPTGSRAGSAGFFLLEAADVAAMAPGTNAGASHPVIESGTLDPLMKEKLENDTTAFLRSFVTKRGRNVDAAQDAVLHSKSYTEHEALDLHLIDRVAPDLSALLQTLDGRTVTRFNGQTVVLHTANAEVRNIQPTLREAILDRLMDPNLAVLILVLGGLLIYIEFNAPGTIIPGAMGTLLLLTALFALNLLPVHYTAVMLLLASFVLMLLEAKFPSHGVLAVVGIVALIFGTLTLVSAPIPELEVHLATALSCGAAFGFITTVLVRIAIRARRNKVITGPEAMIGSIGLAQENFTPFGEAAQRGQILIHGELWLAEAVAGGGMVQHRESVRVLAVRGLLLLVERVPGPLSRAE, encoded by the coding sequence ATGATGACTGCGCACCGAAGAGCGGGGCAATGGGCAGCGCTCGTGGGCTTCGCCCTGGCATGCCTGCTCGTGTGTGTGCTCGCGGGGAAGGGCAGTGTGACGGCATCGGCGCAGAGCGGGCGTCCGGTGGTGACTGTGCTCAACCTGGATGACACCATCCAGCCGATCAGCGAGGACTTTGTCGCGCGCGGGATCGCGCAGGCGAGCGCCTGGCATGCCGAGGCTCTGATCGTGGAGCTGAACACGCCGGGCGGGCTTCTCGATACGACACGCTCGCTGGTGGGCAGGCTGCTGGCATCGCCGGTGCCTGTGGTCGTCTACGTTGCGCCGACAGGGAGCCGCGCCGGCTCGGCAGGATTTTTCCTGCTCGAAGCCGCGGATGTGGCGGCGATGGCGCCGGGCACCAACGCCGGGGCTTCGCATCCAGTCATCGAAAGTGGCACGCTCGATCCGCTGATGAAGGAGAAGCTCGAGAACGACACGACGGCCTTCCTGCGGTCCTTTGTCACAAAGCGTGGGCGCAATGTTGACGCCGCGCAGGACGCGGTGCTGCATTCGAAGTCCTATACCGAGCATGAGGCTCTGGACCTGCACCTGATCGATCGCGTCGCTCCCGATCTCTCTGCGCTGCTGCAAACGCTCGATGGGCGCACGGTGACGCGCTTCAACGGTCAAACGGTGGTGCTGCACACGGCGAATGCCGAGGTCAGGAACATACAGCCGACGCTGCGCGAGGCCATTCTCGATCGTCTGATGGACCCGAACCTGGCCGTGCTCATCCTGGTCCTGGGCGGTTTGCTGATTTACATCGAGTTCAATGCGCCGGGGACGATCATCCCCGGTGCGATGGGGACGCTTCTGCTGCTGACCGCGCTCTTTGCGCTCAACCTGCTGCCGGTCCACTACACGGCGGTGATGCTGTTGTTGGCGTCCTTCGTGCTGATGCTGCTCGAGGCCAAGTTCCCCAGCCATGGCGTTCTGGCCGTGGTGGGAATAGTGGCACTGATCTTCGGTACTCTGACTCTGGTCTCGGCCCCGATTCCGGAGCTGGAAGTTCATCTTGCGACAGCGCTTTCCTGCGGCGCAGCCTTTGGTTTTATCACCACCGTGCTGGTGCGCATTGCGATCCGTGCGCGGCGGAACAAGGTGATAACCGGCCCTGAGGCGATGATCGGCTCGATCGGCCTCGCGCAGGAGAACTTTACGCCGTTTGGCGAAGCTGCGCAGCGCGGGCAGATTCTCATTCATGGCGAACTGTGGCTTGCCGAAGCGGTTGCAGGCGGAGGAATGGTCCAGCACCGTGAATCGGTGCGCGTCCTTGCCGTGCGCGGCCTGCTGCTGTTGGTGGAGCGGGTTCCTGGCCCTCTTTCCAGGGCGGAATGA
- a CDS encoding M61 family metallopeptidase encodes MIDSRSRWSAAALSAGLSLGLFSHAAVAQSQGPKAVPLPPPIVAPVDTPYPGTIALHVDITDTVHRVIDVHETIPVKPGQLTLLYPQWIPGNHSPTGPISKLAGLFVTANGKPLTWVRDRVDVFAFHIDVPQGVSEIEVNFQYLTPIRGREGRITFSSKLIDLSWNTVALYPAGHYSRQITFAPTLKLPEGWKYATALETASNDGNTVHFKDTTFNTLVDSPLYAGVNYKRVDLSTSAENKVFLDVFADTPEELAISPEALQGHKNLVEQAAKLYASHHYDHYDFLLSLSDTIGGEGLEHHQSSEDGTRGNYFTEWAAGVGGRDLLGHEYTHSWDGKFRRPADLWTPNFNVPMQDDLLWVYEGMTQYYGNVLTARAGMRTPEQTRDLFAAVAAGFEISPGRKWRPLVDTTNQPTVSQRSPVSWVSWQRPEDYYTEGLLIWLDADTKIRELSNGQKSLDDFAKLFYGVDNGSYVTKTYTLEDVIAALNTVQPYDWKTFLQTRVYDLHPEVPENGFTQGGYKLVYNDKVPDWQKHGDPMRGSSFATSLGLSVMGDGSIGSVWWDSVAFKAGITPDMQIIGVNGDTFSAEKLKAAVLAAEKSSDPIKLVLKYDDKLLDVALDYHGGLRIPHLERVDGTPARLDDILAAK; translated from the coding sequence GTGATCGATTCCCGCTCTCGCTGGAGCGCCGCTGCGCTCTCTGCCGGTCTCTCGCTTGGTCTTTTCTCGCATGCCGCCGTCGCACAATCGCAAGGCCCCAAGGCTGTACCGCTGCCGCCGCCCATCGTGGCCCCGGTCGATACGCCCTACCCCGGCACGATCGCGCTCCATGTCGATATCACCGACACGGTGCACCGCGTCATCGACGTGCACGAGACCATCCCCGTAAAGCCCGGCCAGCTCACGCTTCTCTACCCGCAGTGGATCCCCGGCAATCACTCGCCGACAGGCCCCATCTCGAAGCTCGCCGGCCTGTTCGTCACCGCGAACGGCAAGCCGCTCACCTGGGTGCGTGATCGCGTCGATGTTTTCGCCTTCCACATCGATGTGCCGCAGGGGGTGTCGGAGATTGAGGTCAACTTCCAGTACCTCACTCCGATTCGCGGCCGTGAAGGCCGTATCACCTTCTCTTCGAAGCTGATCGATCTCTCCTGGAACACGGTCGCACTCTATCCCGCCGGCCACTATTCGCGGCAGATCACCTTCGCCCCCACGCTGAAGCTACCCGAGGGCTGGAAGTACGCCACTGCGCTTGAGACTGCCTCGAACGACGGCAACACGGTTCACTTCAAGGACACCACTTTCAACACGCTGGTCGATTCGCCGCTCTATGCGGGCGTGAATTACAAGCGCGTCGACCTCTCGACCAGCGCCGAGAACAAGGTCTTCCTCGACGTCTTCGCCGATACGCCAGAGGAGCTGGCCATCTCGCCCGAAGCCCTGCAGGGACATAAGAACCTGGTGGAGCAGGCGGCCAAGCTCTATGCCTCGCACCACTATGACCACTATGACTTCCTGCTCTCGCTGAGCGACACCATCGGCGGCGAAGGCCTCGAGCACCACCAGTCGAGCGAGGACGGCACGCGCGGCAACTACTTCACCGAATGGGCCGCGGGCGTCGGTGGACGCGATCTGCTGGGACACGAATACACCCACTCCTGGGACGGCAAATTCCGCCGTCCGGCCGATCTCTGGACACCGAACTTCAACGTCCCCATGCAGGATGACCTGCTCTGGGTCTACGAGGGCATGACGCAGTACTACGGCAACGTTCTCACCGCGCGCGCCGGCATGCGCACGCCCGAGCAGACACGCGACTTGTTCGCGGCCGTCGCCGCGGGCTTCGAAATCAGCCCCGGCCGCAAGTGGCGTCCGCTGGTGGACACCACCAACCAGCCGACGGTCTCGCAGCGCTCGCCTGTGAGCTGGGTCAGCTGGCAGCGTCCCGAGGACTACTACACCGAAGGCCTGCTGATCTGGCTCGATGCCGACACCAAGATCCGCGAGCTGAGCAACGGCCAGAAGTCGCTCGATGACTTCGCGAAGCTCTTTTACGGCGTCGATAACGGCAGCTATGTCACGAAGACCTACACGCTCGAAGACGTCATCGCCGCACTCAACACCGTGCAGCCCTATGACTGGAAGACCTTCCTCCAGACCCGCGTCTACGACCTGCATCCCGAGGTGCCGGAGAACGGCTTCACCCAGGGCGGTTACAAGCTGGTCTACAACGACAAGGTGCCCGACTGGCAGAAGCACGGCGACCCGATGCGCGGCTCCAGCTTCGCAACCTCGCTCGGCCTCAGCGTGATGGGCGACGGCAGCATCGGCAGCGTATGGTGGGATAGCGTGGCCTTCAAGGCCGGTATCACGCCCGACATGCAGATCATCGGCGTCAACGGCGACACCTTCTCCGCAGAAAAGCTGAAGGCAGCCGTGCTCGCCGCAGAGAAGTCGAGCGACCCGATCAAGCTGGTCCTCAAGTACGACGACAAGCTGCTCGACGTCGCCCTCGACTACCACGGCGGACTGCGCATCCCGCACCTCGAGCGCGTGGACGGCACACCGGCTCGCCTCGACGACATCCTCGCGGCGAAGTAA
- a CDS encoding ArnT family glycosyltransferase, whose translation MNHDHARRGLPPGFLCILIFLAVFSATVLLHWPLLHLPYYWDEAGYYIPAAYDFFRTGALIPYSTLTNAHPPMPSFYLAWCWKLFGFSPLVTRVSVCAVASLMLTGVWRLSLRASGQKGVAAGTVFLTALYPIVFVQSSLAHADIFAAAGTIWGIALLLDRTGKSDWLAALCFSVAALSKETAVVTPLALAVWAAFGEPRLQHQARSWARAAKLLLPILPLVCWYAYHHHRTGFLFGNPEYLRYNAETTHQPLRIVLALAHRLLHVTAHMNLFVPVLLMAACLLLAPLEDQDGAVRRRIAVPDLALFLVVLTTNVLLFSLVGGALLTRYLLPLYPLVLLLCVSTFRQRLQMWPSLVLLSAAGFVAGLFVNPPYRFAPEDNLAYRDVILLHQHAIAQIVTHYSHDVILTAWPATDELSKPELGYVQQPVPVKAVDNFSYGQLQAAEQEPGDYSAALLFSTKYDPPRLPLSLGPANERLDQRFFDFHIDLTPRAAAHLLDGQIVWQEQRKGQWAAVLTFRRAIDAELDVSR comes from the coding sequence TTGAACCACGATCATGCGCGGCGCGGTCTGCCGCCGGGCTTTCTCTGCATCCTCATCTTTCTGGCCGTCTTTTCGGCCACGGTGCTGCTGCATTGGCCTCTGCTGCATCTGCCTTATTACTGGGATGAGGCGGGCTATTACATCCCGGCTGCGTATGATTTTTTCCGCACAGGCGCGCTCATCCCCTACAGCACGCTGACCAATGCGCATCCGCCGATGCCGTCGTTCTATCTTGCATGGTGCTGGAAGCTCTTCGGCTTTTCTCCGCTGGTCACGCGGGTTTCTGTCTGCGCGGTTGCGAGTCTCATGCTCACCGGCGTCTGGCGGCTGTCTCTGCGGGCTTCAGGACAGAAGGGTGTTGCCGCGGGAACGGTGTTTCTGACTGCCCTCTATCCGATCGTCTTTGTGCAGAGTTCCCTGGCGCACGCGGATATCTTCGCTGCCGCGGGGACCATCTGGGGCATTGCCCTTCTGCTCGATCGCACGGGGAAATCGGACTGGCTCGCGGCACTTTGTTTTTCCGTGGCCGCACTGAGCAAGGAGACCGCGGTGGTGACGCCTTTGGCACTTGCTGTATGGGCGGCCTTTGGCGAGCCGAGGCTGCAGCATCAGGCACGGAGTTGGGCGCGTGCTGCGAAGCTGCTGCTGCCTATCCTGCCTCTCGTTTGCTGGTACGCGTACCACCATCACAGGACGGGCTTTCTCTTCGGCAATCCCGAGTACCTGCGCTACAACGCGGAAACCACGCATCAGCCGCTGCGCATCGTGCTGGCGCTGGCGCATCGCCTGCTGCACGTCACCGCGCATATGAATCTGTTTGTGCCGGTTCTGCTGATGGCCGCATGCCTGCTGCTGGCTCCGTTGGAAGATCAGGATGGAGCTGTGCGGAGACGGATCGCGGTTCCGGACCTGGCTCTCTTTCTCGTCGTGCTGACGACGAATGTGCTGCTTTTTTCCCTCGTGGGCGGCGCGTTGTTGACCCGCTATCTGCTGCCGCTGTATCCGCTGGTGCTGCTCCTGTGTGTCAGCACCTTTCGGCAGCGGCTGCAGATGTGGCCTTCGCTGGTGCTGCTGAGCGCGGCGGGGTTTGTCGCCGGGCTTTTTGTGAATCCACCCTACCGCTTCGCGCCGGAGGATAACCTCGCCTACCGGGATGTAATCCTGCTGCACCAGCACGCCATCGCGCAGATCGTGACGCACTACTCGCACGATGTGATCCTGACGGCGTGGCCGGCCACCGATGAGCTGAGCAAGCCGGAGCTTGGCTATGTGCAGCAGCCGGTCCCGGTGAAAGCCGTCGACAACTTCTCCTATGGGCAGTTGCAGGCGGCAGAGCAGGAGCCGGGCGATTATTCGGCGGCGCTCCTCTTCTCGACGAAATACGATCCGCCGAGGCTGCCTCTGAGCCTGGGGCCGGCGAATGAGCGGCTGGACCAGAGATTCTTTGATTTTCACATCGATCTCACCCCGAGGGCGGCGGCACATCTTCTCGACGGGCAGATCGTCTGGCAGGAGCAGAGAAAAGGGCAGTGGGCCGCGGTGCTGACCTTCCGCCGCGCCATCGATGCGGAGCTGGATGTGTCACGGTAG
- a CDS encoding tetratricopeptide repeat protein, which translates to MLPFSNQTGQQNLDWIGEAAADILNRRLNSAGFLSIGRGDRLYALDRLGLPLNIEPSRATTIRIAENLDADDVIVGSYTLANGQLSMKAQILDLGTLTLSPPLTEQAELKSMMDTLNRLAWDEAHSMDPGYAVAAQTFLAADAPLRVDAFEAYIRGVIEESPANRVVHMREAVRLSPSFMPAWLALGRAYFANQDYEDAAETLGHLSKDDPNALEADFYRGLSFFYTANYMKAEDAFAFVSLRLPLPEVVNNQGVAASRRGRDAAPQFQQAIAADPRDEDYHFNLSVALRRRNDVPGAIREIDEALKLRPQDTEAQAFATQLKDPGSIKVNPDPGKAIVDDSLPLERIKHSYSETGFRQAAFEMEQLQAARLAALPPAQQAASLVKDGDQFLNRGLILEAEREYQSALKADPNSAAAHAGLAEVREHSRDTDAARQEAQKSLSLQPNVSAHLVLARLDLAGNQLAPAAGEVSAALKIDPNNANARGMKQAVEARGQQVP; encoded by the coding sequence GTGCTTCCCTTCAGCAACCAGACCGGGCAGCAGAATCTGGATTGGATCGGCGAGGCGGCGGCGGATATCCTGAACCGCCGGCTCAACTCGGCGGGCTTTCTCAGCATCGGCCGCGGCGATCGCCTGTATGCACTCGATCGCCTGGGGCTGCCGCTGAATATCGAGCCTTCGCGGGCGACAACGATCCGCATTGCAGAGAACCTGGATGCCGACGATGTGATCGTCGGCTCGTACACGCTGGCGAATGGGCAGCTCAGCATGAAGGCGCAGATTCTGGACCTGGGCACCCTGACACTGAGCCCGCCGCTCACCGAGCAGGCTGAGTTAAAGAGCATGATGGACACGCTCAATCGGCTTGCCTGGGATGAGGCGCACAGCATGGACCCGGGATATGCCGTGGCCGCACAGACCTTTCTGGCCGCCGATGCGCCGCTGCGTGTGGATGCCTTCGAGGCCTATATCCGCGGCGTCATCGAAGAGTCGCCGGCTAACCGTGTTGTGCATATGCGCGAGGCGGTGCGGTTGAGCCCGAGCTTTATGCCGGCATGGCTGGCGCTGGGACGGGCCTACTTCGCCAATCAGGATTATGAAGATGCCGCCGAGACCCTCGGGCATCTCTCGAAAGACGATCCGAATGCGCTCGAAGCGGATTTCTATCGTGGGCTGTCGTTTTTCTATACCGCGAATTACATGAAGGCGGAGGATGCATTTGCCTTCGTGAGCCTGCGTCTGCCGCTGCCCGAGGTGGTGAATAACCAGGGTGTGGCTGCGAGCCGCCGTGGCCGCGATGCCGCGCCGCAATTCCAGCAGGCCATTGCCGCCGATCCGCGCGACGAGGACTATCACTTCAACCTGTCCGTGGCGCTGCGCAGGCGCAACGATGTTCCCGGCGCGATTCGCGAGATCGATGAGGCGTTGAAGCTGCGCCCGCAGGACACCGAGGCTCAGGCATTTGCCACGCAGCTCAAGGACCCGGGCTCGATCAAGGTAAACCCGGACCCGGGCAAGGCCATTGTGGATGACAGCCTGCCGCTTGAGAGGATCAAGCACTCCTACAGCGAGACAGGATTCCGGCAGGCGGCCTTCGAGATGGAACAGTTGCAGGCTGCGCGGCTCGCTGCTCTGCCTCCGGCGCAGCAGGCGGCGTCGCTGGTTAAGGACGGAGATCAGTTCCTGAACCGCGGCCTGATTCTCGAGGCAGAGCGTGAATACCAGTCGGCGCTGAAGGCCGATCCCAACTCCGCGGCGGCCCATGCGGGACTGGCCGAGGTGCGTGAGCACAGCCGTGATACAGACGCCGCGCGGCAGGAGGCGCAGAAGTCGCTTTCCCTGCAGCCGAATGTGTCGGCGCATCTTGTCCTGGCGCGGTTGGACCTGGCAGGCAATCAGCTTGCTCCCGCAGCCGGTGAAGTGAGCGCCGCGCTGAAGATTGATCCGAACAATGCAAATGCCAGGGGCATGAAGCAGGCCGTCGAAGCTCGGGGACAGCAGGTGCCATGA
- a CDS encoding DUF1684 domain-containing protein, with amino-acid sequence MNVSRVLAALAVSAITLLGVAETPSTWKSDLLSWRAQHEHGLASPNGWLTLVGLDWLKPGENTIGAAGDNQLQLPGTAPAHLGVIELNGGTIRLKPPAGGFPSDLEVNGAPATATILSDDHTEHPTTVSIGSLSFYVIHRSDRYAIRIKDTKAPTLVNFHGLHWYEANPRYIVHARWVPYHPHQTLRVPSIVGTINEMDVPGEADFTVEGKTVKLLPVVEGESDKKLFFIVRDATSGKTSYGAARFLYTDLPDHGLDQSGTLTLDFNRLQNPPCAYTPYATCPLPPPQNRLAVALPVGEEKYSH; translated from the coding sequence ATGAACGTTTCCCGAGTGCTTGCTGCTCTCGCTGTTTCTGCTATTACCCTGCTCGGCGTTGCGGAGACGCCTTCTACCTGGAAGAGCGACCTGCTGTCCTGGCGCGCGCAGCACGAGCATGGACTGGCTTCGCCGAATGGCTGGCTCACCCTGGTGGGGCTGGACTGGTTGAAGCCGGGAGAGAACACGATCGGCGCGGCCGGCGATAACCAGCTGCAGCTGCCGGGCACGGCGCCGGCGCACCTTGGCGTGATCGAGCTGAACGGAGGCACCATTCGTCTGAAACCTCCGGCAGGAGGATTTCCCTCAGACCTTGAAGTCAATGGCGCACCGGCAACGGCGACGATACTGAGCGACGACCATACGGAACATCCGACAACGGTGTCGATCGGCAGCCTCAGCTTTTACGTGATCCATCGCAGCGATCGTTACGCGATACGGATCAAGGATACAAAGGCGCCGACGCTGGTGAATTTTCACGGACTGCACTGGTACGAGGCGAATCCTCGTTACATCGTGCATGCGCGGTGGGTCCCTTATCATCCGCACCAGACGCTGCGTGTGCCATCCATCGTAGGCACCATCAACGAGATGGATGTGCCGGGTGAGGCGGATTTCACGGTTGAGGGCAAGACGGTGAAGCTGCTGCCGGTGGTCGAGGGCGAGAGCGACAAAAAGCTGTTTTTCATCGTGAGAGATGCGACCAGCGGCAAGACCAGTTACGGCGCGGCGCGCTTCCTTTACACCGATCTCCCGGATCACGGACTGGATCAGTCTGGGACACTGACGCTTGATTTCAACCGGCTGCAGAATCCGCCCTGCGCCTACACGCCCTATGCCACCTGCCCGCTTCCGCCGCCGCAGAACAGGCTTGCCGTGGCGCTTCCGGTGGGAGAAGAAAAGTATTCGCATTGA
- a CDS encoding metallophosphoesterase, which yields MVRLFYLLFRRWWPAMLCLLVVSASPALAAGEAEAPVPALMLSDVHLDPFQDPARVRQLDRAPVSQWAAILSEPVSATQPQDAVGLQENCPVRGMDTPYALFRSSLKAMRAQNPAPKFITVSGDLISHAFKCRYRALLPNATPGAYDVFVEKTITFVSDQIRAAFPGVPVYIALGNNDAVCDDYKLDANSAFLAAAGRILSAGLPEDDRAQAEKQIAVDGDYVAHLPIPKTRILVLDDLFFSMNYEDCRRNGDPHPALQQLVWLEAQLADARAHGEKVWVMAHIPPGVDVFTTMMRFRAVCHNEPAVTFLSDWLNDKLTDVLERYGDVVRLSVFAHTHMDEMRLLRPESGAAGTPVAIKMVPSISPVNGNTPAFTLVSVNASSATLEDYHVVMASNATGIDTRWSDEYDFADTYHVKDYTPEALEPLLDALSRDDRGQSEAAKSYIRNYYAGGKLPAVGLFWSEYRCSIENSSAKSYAACECQAAK from the coding sequence TTGGTTCGTCTTTTTTACTTGCTCTTCCGCCGGTGGTGGCCGGCGATGCTCTGCCTTTTGGTTGTTTCCGCTTCGCCCGCATTGGCCGCGGGCGAAGCGGAAGCTCCAGTGCCTGCGCTGATGCTGAGCGATGTGCACCTTGACCCTTTTCAGGATCCGGCCAGGGTGCGGCAGCTGGACCGCGCTCCCGTGAGCCAGTGGGCGGCGATCCTTTCCGAGCCAGTGTCTGCAACGCAGCCGCAGGACGCCGTCGGCCTGCAGGAAAACTGCCCGGTACGGGGCATGGATACGCCCTATGCGCTTTTCCGTTCAAGTCTCAAGGCGATGCGGGCGCAGAATCCCGCTCCGAAGTTCATCACGGTGAGCGGCGATCTCATCTCGCACGCCTTCAAGTGCCGCTATCGCGCTCTCCTGCCCAATGCGACGCCGGGCGCCTATGACGTCTTCGTGGAGAAGACCATCACCTTTGTCAGCGACCAGATCCGCGCGGCGTTTCCAGGCGTGCCGGTCTACATCGCGCTGGGCAACAATGACGCGGTTTGCGACGACTACAAGCTCGATGCGAACAGTGCCTTTCTCGCTGCGGCGGGGCGCATTCTGAGCGCCGGTCTGCCCGAAGACGATCGGGCGCAGGCAGAAAAGCAGATCGCGGTGGATGGAGATTATGTCGCGCATCTGCCGATTCCGAAGACCCGTATCCTGGTTCTCGATGACCTGTTCTTTTCCATGAATTATGAGGATTGCCGGCGGAATGGTGATCCGCATCCGGCCCTGCAGCAGCTGGTATGGCTGGAAGCGCAGCTGGCCGATGCCCGCGCGCATGGCGAGAAGGTCTGGGTCATGGCCCATATTCCGCCCGGCGTGGATGTGTTCACGACGATGATGCGGTTTCGTGCGGTCTGTCACAACGAACCGGCCGTTACGTTCCTCTCGGACTGGCTCAATGACAAATTGACGGATGTGCTGGAGCGGTATGGAGACGTGGTGCGGCTGAGTGTCTTCGCGCACACGCACATGGACGAGATGCGGTTGCTGCGGCCGGAAAGCGGCGCCGCGGGCACTCCCGTGGCCATTAAAATGGTGCCGTCCATCTCGCCCGTGAACGGCAATACGCCGGCATTTACGCTGGTCAGCGTGAATGCCTCGAGCGCCACGCTTGAGGACTATCACGTGGTGATGGCTTCGAATGCGACAGGCATCGATACACGCTGGTCCGACGAGTATGACTTCGCCGACACTTATCATGTGAAAGATTACACGCCGGAGGCGCTCGAGCCCCTGCTCGATGCGCTCTCCAGGGATGATCGCGGGCAATCCGAGGCAGCGAAGTCTTACATCCGTAATTACTATGCCGGTGGAAAGCTTCCCGCCGTCGGGCTCTTCTGGTCGGAGTATCGCTGCTCGATCGAGAACAGCTCGGCAAAGAGCTACGCCGCCTGCGAATGTCAGGCAGCAAAGTAG